Part of the Flagellimonas eckloniae genome, TTAGAGGGGGAAGAACATCCATGTTCGGTGGAGGAAAAATACCCAATAAAAAAAGGGATGTAAATAATGTAGGTCCCTTTAGTTCAGATAATATTGGGATGAATTATGAATACCCAGAAGCATCCTATGAAAAAAGAAAAGAAATTCTAGATGAACATATAAGTTATCACAAAGGATTACTCTATTTCTGGGGACATGATGAAAGTGTTCCAGAACGATTAAGGGTAAATATCAAAAAGTGGGGACTTGCCAAAGATGAATTTATAGATAACAATCATTGGCCTTATCAGATTTACGTTCGCGAAGCTAGGCGTATGGTTGGTGATTTTGTAATGACCGAAAATGAAATCCTGGGAAAAAAGGAAGTAACTAAACCAATTGGCATGGGTTCATATACCATGGACTCCCACAATGTACAACGTTATATTACTAAAGAGGGGTATGTTCAAAATGAAGGAGATTTGGGTGTTGACGCAGACGCCTCTTATCAAATCCATTTAGGCACCATACTACCAAAAAAGGAAGAATGTAAAAATCTAATTGTGCCCGTTGCTGTTTCCAGTTCCCATATAGCTTATGGTTCAATCCGTATGGAACCGGTTTTTATGATTCTTGGTCAAAGTGCCGGAACCTTGGCAGGAATGGCGCTTGAGGAAGATAAGAGTATGTATGATATTCCTTTTGAATCATTGAGTAGGCAACTCCGGGAAGATGGTCAAATTTTAGAATACGAGCCACAGCTAGAAAAAATTTCGGAATGAAACAGAAAACATGCATTCTTCTTTTTTTTGTAGGTTTCCTTGGCATTTCAAACATACATGCGCAAGTTGTAAATGCTGGTGTAGGTGGCAATAGCACAGTAAATCTATTGAAACGTTTAGATACTGATGTTTTGCAACAAGCACCAGATTTGGTCATTTTAATGGTGGGTACCAATGATATGTTGAATTCCAAAAAGATGATTCCCTATAAAACTTATGAGGATAATCTGCAGAAGATCGTTCAAAAAATAAGTGATAAAGGGGCTGCAATATTGTTGATATCACCACCACCAGTAGATTCGGTTTACCTCTTTGAAAGACATGATAGGAAAATGTTTACTGAAGTGCCCAATGTAAAATTAGATACCGTGCGGCAAATAACGGTTAGGATTGCGAAAAAACACGAATTGAAACATTTAGATCTGTATAAGGTTTTCAGTGAAATGAATCTCCCCAAACATAATAAAGATTTGTTTTTCAGAAACTCAATGAACAGTAAAGTTCGGGATGGGGTACACCCTACAGTTTTAGGCTATCACTTTATTGGAGAATTGGTATTTCATTGTTTAAAGGAAAACAAATTATTGAAAGCAGGAAAGAAAATTGTGTGTTTTGGGGATTCCATAACCAACGGAGCTGGCACAAAAAATAAAGGCACCAGTGTTGGTGATAATTATCCCGCTGTACTTTCTAGATTGATACTTGAATATTTTGAAGATGAATAGTGGATTATAAGCGGTAACAAATCAAACTAGACTTCAATAAAATTTAAATTATAGTGAATAAAAAAAATCATTTACAACCAATCAGGCCCTAGGTAATTTATAACAAACGCAAGGTATGATGAAAAAACTTATAGCAATCACCATTTTTATTTTTATGGGAAGTGCATCTTATGCTCAAAAAAGCAATACTATCCCATTACCAAAAAATCTTGAGCAGGGATACCCCCGTTTGTACATTTCCCAAAAAGGCAAAAAAGATTTAGAAAAGACCATAAAAAAAGAAGCTTGGGCACAAGAAGTACTTTCTGGAATTCACAAGCGTATTGATGAACATGTAGAGCGTCATGCAACAAATCCAGAATGGATGGTCTCCCGCCTTATGATGTACTGGAAAACAAAAGCCACCAACGTTTACATTAATGGTATTAATTATTCGCATGCCGACGGTGAAGCACCCGTTCCTACAGTTCGCTTTACAGGGTCTCGCGATTATACCACCAATTATGCCATGCCAGATTTAGAAGACATTCTTCCATACATGGATGACGAGCGGGGACTTTATCTTCGTAACAAGACCAAGGAAGGAAATCCGTTGGAGTGGGTAGACCAGTCTAAAACCGGAGGGCAAATTCATCGGCATAACCAAAAGATTATGGGGTTGGCCCGTGACGCAGCATTTTTGTATTGGCTTGAAGAAGATGAACGTTTTGCAAAGTTTGCCTTCGATATTTTTGATACCTACATGATGGGCATGTACTATCGAAATGAGCCCATTGATTTGCTCAATGGGCATATTCAAACCTTGGTTGGGTTGGAGTGTTTTCAGGTTATTCACGAAAGCACTTTAATTTATGCATCTGAACTTTATGACTTTTTGCATCAATACATCGAACTAAACCACCCAGATAAAATTGAAACCTATGATATAACCATAAAAAAGTGGACCGACCAGATTATTAAAAATGGAGTCCCTCAAAATAACTGGAATCTCCATCAGGCAAAAATCATCCTTAAAGCAGCTATGGTTTTACGGGACAACAAATTCTATGAAGATGAAAAAGGACGCGAGTATTATATCAATTATATTTTGAATGTCACATCACCAAGACAGTGGTCAATGACTAAATTCATGGACTATGGATATGATAAAAGCAATGGGGTTTGGGCAGAGTGTCCAGGGTATTCATTTGGGGTAACAAGAGATTTGACTCACTTTATCAATGATTTTGACAATACGTTTGATCATAACATTC contains:
- a CDS encoding SGNH/GDSL hydrolase family protein, producing the protein MKQKTCILLFFVGFLGISNIHAQVVNAGVGGNSTVNLLKRLDTDVLQQAPDLVILMVGTNDMLNSKKMIPYKTYEDNLQKIVQKISDKGAAILLISPPPVDSVYLFERHDRKMFTEVPNVKLDTVRQITVRIAKKHELKHLDLYKVFSEMNLPKHNKDLFFRNSMNSKVRDGVHPTVLGYHFIGELVFHCLKENKLLKAGKKIVCFGDSITNGAGTKNKGTSVGDNYPAVLSRLILEYFEDE